In the Blautia coccoides genome, GAATCACAAACTGGGGGAATTCCATAAAAAATACCCCAAGATCAACTACAAATTTTTTGAGGGCAGCACACAGTATGTCATGGATATTTTACAGAAGGAACTGGTGGATATCGGCATTGTCCGTTCTCCAATAGACACTAGCGGTTACTGCGTATTGGAAAAGCCTCCGGAACCTATGATTGCTGCCATGAATGAGGAAAACAACTGGTCAGATGATGATTTCTGTACAATTGAAGAGCTGGAATCCAAGAATCTTATCGTTTACCGAAGATATGAGGCTCTCCTAAATGACGTATTTGCCGTCCATAAGGTATCACCCAGAATCATCAGTGTCAGTGAGCGCTCTTTTACTGCCCTGCTCCTCTCTGAGATCGGTCTTGGCGTTTCTATTCTCCCTGCCAGTGCTATTAAAATGTCGAACCAGAAAGTCATCTACAAGACCATCCATGAACCGGTACTCACCACCAATGCCGTTGCCCTCTGGCTTCCCAACCATCACCTGAACAAATCGGCTAAAGCTTTTCTTGAATATTTCATAAGTCTGCAGTAAAAGGACAAAAAAACTGCGTCCCGGAAAATTTACCGGGACGCAGCGACACCTACACAGTTTAACAGAAAAAGATCTATGCAGGTCTATTATTCAATTGTAACCTTATCCAGATGCCAAATCTCATCCACATACTGCTGAATGGTCCTGTCAGATGTGAACTTACCAGAGCATGCTGTGTTCAGCAGTGCCTTCTTAGCCCATCCCGCTTCATCCTTATAAGCCTCTTCCACACGCTTCTGTGCTTCCGCATAAGCCTTAAAGTCAGCCAGAATAAAGTAAGTATCTGCTCTGTCGCTGCTCTTGGTGTTGAGCAGGGAATCATAGATATCACGGAACAGCTCAAAATCTCCGTTGGAGTAGGTTCCGTTGATGAGCTGCATGAGTACGTTGCGGATATCCGGGTCATTGTTAAAATACTGCATGGGGTTATATCCGCCGTTATTCTCATAATTGATAACTTCGTCGGAAGACAGACCGAAGATAAACGCATTTTCCTGGCCCACTTCTTCCACGATCTCCACATTGGCGCCGTCCATGGTGCCGATGGTAACTGCACCGTTCAGCATGAACTTCATGTTTCCGGTTCCTGATGCCTCTTTGCTGGCGGTGGAAATCTGCTCGGAAACATCGGCGGCAGCAAAAATCATCTCTGCATTGGATACACGGTAATTCTCAATAAATACAACTTTCAGCTTTCCGTTGATGGATCTGTCGTTGTTCACCACGTCCGCAACTGCGTTGATGAGCTTAATGGTCAGCTTCGCGCGCACATATCCTGCTGCGGCTTTTGCACCGAAAATAAAGGTTCTCGGATAGAAGTCCATTTCCGGATGTTCTTTGATCTGGTTATACAGATACATAACATGCAGAATGTTCATGAGCTGACGTTTGTACTCGTGCAGACGCTTAACCTGTACATCGAAGATAGAACGCGGGTCTACCTCAATGCCGTTGTGCTCCAGAATGTATTTTGCAAGGCGCACCTTGTTCTGATATTTGATATTCATGAACTCCTGCTGTGCCTTCTTGTCATCCGCATAAACCTTCAGCTTGGAGAGCTGTGCCAGGTCTGTCACCCATCCGTCTCCGATATGGTCTGTCACCCAGTCTGCCAGCAGAGGGTTGCCGTGAAGCAGGAAACGTCTCTGTGTGATACCGTTCGTCTTGTTGTTGAATTTGTCAGGATACATCTCGTAGAAATCCTTCAGTTCCTGTTTTTTCAGGATTTCCGTATGCAGCCTTGCAACACCGTTTACAGAATAGCCGCCTGCAATGGCCAGATGAGCCATCTTAACCTGGCCGTCATAGATGATGGCCATTTTGCGGACTTTCTCCTGGTTGCCCGGATATTTATTGTTGATCTCCTGGATGAATCTGCGGTTGATCTCCTCAATGATCTGGTAGATACGGGGAAGCAGCTTGGAGAACAGCTCAATCGGCCATTTTTCCAGTGCTTCTGCCATAATGGTATGGTTTGTGTAAGCGCAGGTATGGGTTGTGATCTCCCATGCCTCCTCCCAGGTCATGCCTTCCTCGTCCAGAAGGATACGCATAAGCTCCGCAACTGTCATGGTCGGATGTGTATCATTTAACTGGAAGGTCACTTTCTTCGGCAGGTCATGCAGGTCGCTGTGAGATTTTTTGAATTTCTCAATGGCAGCCTGGATACTTGCGGAGATGAAGAAATACTGCTGTTTCAGACGCAGTTCCTTACCTGCATAGTGATTGTCATTGGGATAGAGCACATCGCAGATATTCTTTGCAAGGTTTTCCTGCTCAACCGCTTTTCTGTAGTCACCTTTGTCGAACAGGTCAAGCTGGAATTCGCTGATAGCCTGTGCGTCCCAGATTCTCAGGGTGTTGACGATCTTGTTGTTGTAACCTACGATAGGCATATCGTATGGGATAGCCAGCAC is a window encoding:
- a CDS encoding LysR family transcriptional regulator, whose product is MDLKQLEYFIAIAEEKNITAAAKRLHICQPPLSQQLKKLEAELGVVLFNRNSRQIQLTEIGKIFLERARQIVDLSSSIQQEVQDYAAGYQGTIMIGITPTSIPMVMNHKLGEFHKKYPKINYKFFEGSTQYVMDILQKELVDIGIVRSPIDTSGYCVLEKPPEPMIAAMNEENNWSDDDFCTIEELESKNLIVYRRYEALLNDVFAVHKVSPRIISVSERSFTALLLSEIGLGVSILPASAIKMSNQKVIYKTIHEPVLTTNAVALWLPNHHLNKSAKAFLEYFISLQ
- a CDS encoding glycogen/starch/alpha-glucan phosphorylase translates to MLDNHFKKEEFKKSVKENVKMLYRKTIEEASQEQIFQAVSLAVKDVIIDNWLLTQKQYEKDDPKIVYYLSMEFLMGRALGNNLINLCAYNEVKEALEELGFDLNVIEDQEPDPALGNGGLGRLAACFLDSLATLGYCAYGCGIRYHYGLFKQKIENGFQVEVPDNWLKDGYPFELRRPEYAKEVKFGGYVKVEYDPATGRNNFVQEGYQSVLAIPYDMPIVGYNNKIVNTLRIWDAQAISEFQLDLFDKGDYRKAVEQENLAKNICDVLYPNDNHYAGKELRLKQQYFFISASIQAAIEKFKKSHSDLHDLPKKVTFQLNDTHPTMTVAELMRILLDEEGMTWEEAWEITTHTCAYTNHTIMAEALEKWPIELFSKLLPRIYQIIEEINRRFIQEINNKYPGNQEKVRKMAIIYDGQVKMAHLAIAGGYSVNGVARLHTEILKKQELKDFYEMYPDKFNNKTNGITQRRFLLHGNPLLADWVTDHIGDGWVTDLAQLSKLKVYADDKKAQQEFMNIKYQNKVRLAKYILEHNGIEVDPRSIFDVQVKRLHEYKRQLMNILHVMYLYNQIKEHPEMDFYPRTFIFGAKAAAGYVRAKLTIKLINAVADVVNNDRSINGKLKVVFIENYRVSNAEMIFAAADVSEQISTASKEASGTGNMKFMLNGAVTIGTMDGANVEIVEEVGQENAFIFGLSSDEVINYENNGGYNPMQYFNNDPDIRNVLMQLINGTYSNGDFELFRDIYDSLLNTKSSDRADTYFILADFKAYAEAQKRVEEAYKDEAGWAKKALLNTACSGKFTSDRTIQQYVDEIWHLDKVTIE